A single region of the Saprospiraceae bacterium genome encodes:
- a CDS encoding ricin-type beta-trefoil lectin domain protein, which produces MKDKNNFFKRFSRIVSILVLFCYGSTVQLFGQQTTFQYDGQYHDYVIPQTDKQYILLTAVGGDGGRIHFKNLLTDFQVGGGRGGLLKAYFKIGNEPNNLKPGSTLRFIVGESGESRLTAGNTGAGGGGGTGIAYKEAGTQKWTLLMVAGGGGGGAHDLIMGRNTGEPSPAYIEGEEGDGKGGNSYATVGGGAGAYGDDEYFVPGSGANSSTLKYKYGEHAKAGWSGGPDSGEPIGGDCVNTGPQGGWGFGAGGDGDATSAYPGGGGGYTGGDAGDADGASATGGTSYLNTSMQTILAAPIERGTTTSPENGSAFLELADSPLSIIRFTYNTNKCIDDYGSSTSNGTNIQTYTCTGNPNQQWYLNAEDRTISSKLNTAKCLDLDNSNTNNGTNIQLYDCNGSSAQKWVYNGLYKTIHSGVNSDKCFDAKDASKAINLNVNLQLWDCNYTSKNQKWEIDGATAVSNLSNMKHIVPVSATGFAVHSHTGAESGSNIQLWTKDNINTAEQWYFDGLAIKMRDHQNLCIDLSQSNNIQLYDCNGTNAQKWLYDGMNRSIRSVVNPDKCMQIEKNTDGAYGKRSNVEIHDCNGSAAQQFLIQE; this is translated from the coding sequence ATGAAAGACAAAAATAATTTCTTCAAACGCTTTTCCAGAATAGTATCCATCCTGGTGCTGTTCTGTTATGGGAGCACCGTTCAGTTGTTTGGACAGCAGACTACCTTCCAATACGATGGCCAATACCACGATTACGTCATTCCTCAAACGGACAAGCAATACATCTTATTGACTGCCGTTGGCGGGGATGGCGGAAGGATCCATTTTAAGAATCTTCTTACAGATTTTCAAGTCGGCGGCGGCAGAGGGGGCTTACTAAAAGCATATTTCAAAATAGGAAATGAACCCAATAACCTGAAGCCGGGTTCTACGCTGCGATTTATTGTAGGAGAAAGCGGCGAATCCAGACTGACCGCCGGAAACACCGGGGCCGGTGGCGGCGGCGGCACAGGTATTGCCTATAAAGAAGCGGGCACTCAAAAGTGGACCCTGCTGATGGTCGCCGGTGGTGGCGGTGGAGGTGCCCATGACTTAATAATGGGCAGGAATACGGGCGAACCAAGTCCCGCCTATATAGAAGGAGAGGAAGGAGATGGAAAAGGCGGTAACTCTTACGCAACGGTAGGTGGAGGAGCCGGCGCTTATGGTGATGATGAATATTTCGTGCCCGGAAGTGGAGCGAACAGTTCAACGCTCAAATACAAGTACGGTGAACATGCCAAAGCCGGATGGTCGGGAGGGCCGGATTCGGGGGAGCCGATCGGAGGAGATTGTGTTAATACCGGCCCACAGGGCGGTTGGGGTTTTGGCGCCGGTGGCGACGGGGATGCTACTTCAGCTTACCCCGGAGGCGGCGGTGGCTACACCGGTGGAGACGCTGGAGATGCTGATGGCGCTTCAGCTACCGGAGGAACCAGCTATCTGAATACGTCCATGCAAACCATCTTGGCAGCGCCCATTGAACGGGGTACCACCACAAGCCCGGAGAACGGTTCTGCTTTTTTAGAATTAGCCGATTCGCCCCTGAGTATTATCCGCTTCACCTATAACACCAATAAGTGTATTGACGACTACGGGAGCAGCACCAGCAACGGCACTAACATTCAAACCTACACTTGTACGGGCAACCCTAATCAACAGTGGTACCTAAACGCGGAAGATCGTACCATCAGCTCGAAGTTGAATACGGCTAAATGCCTGGACCTGGACAATAGCAATACGAACAATGGCACTAACATCCAGTTGTATGATTGTAATGGAAGCAGCGCCCAAAAATGGGTGTACAATGGTCTCTACAAAACGATCCACTCTGGGGTGAATTCGGACAAATGTTTTGATGCAAAAGATGCCAGCAAAGCGATCAACTTGAATGTAAACCTACAGTTGTGGGATTGCAACTACACAAGTAAAAACCAAAAGTGGGAGATCGACGGCGCTACGGCCGTGAGCAATTTGTCAAACATGAAACACATCGTTCCAGTTTCAGCTACCGGTTTTGCCGTCCACTCCCATACCGGCGCCGAATCGGGCTCCAACATCCAGTTGTGGACCAAAGACAACATCAACACGGCCGAACAGTGGTACTTCGACGGCCTGGCCATCAAGATGCGCGATCACCAGAACCTGTGCATCGACCTCAGCCAGAGCAATAACATCCAATTGTACGACTGCAACGGCACCAACGCCCAAAAATGGCTCTACGACGGCATGAATCGATCGATCCGCTCGGTGGTCAACCCGGATAAGTGCATGCAGATCGAGAAAAACACGGATGGCGCGTACGGCAAGCGGTCGAATGTGGAGATTCACGACTGCAATGGGTCGGCTGCCCAGCAGTTTCTGATCCAGGAGTAA
- a CDS encoding ricin-type beta-trefoil lectin domain protein, whose translation MEKDSKSKQTKIYLLLLMTTLFGPALLNAQYDYWSYMENHYSVAAVEEAKRGERSLQMWNNDHNYKVTYTGSYVDLTVPTNVNYDHLRLEVRGADGGNRINTALITPFKTKGGGGALIKGYLKIGTGENEVPPGSTVRMIIGLRGTTDDSFLTEGVDGGGGTGLFIKKPNESSWETIAVAGGGGGAYQDCCSIQSEGQSASSKTWGSNGYKDGGRNGSDADNGGGGGVNNALKNGVPIGSQDEWTSSGDYYASTVHSGFGCGFGGHYNDSAGGGGGGYSGGGRGSVLMSSGGGGSYYNSLWLFFSDITILPKTHNPMDGYVVFQLTDNAPEVTTLHFTYNSNKCIDDYRSNIDNGTNIQTYTCTGNSNQQWYLNTADRTIHSMLDYDKCIDLDNMKTANGTNIRLWGCNGNDAQKWVYNGLYKTMHSGVNSNKCFDATNGSAYPNSNVNLQLWDCNYTSNNMKWTIEGATTVSDPAAVRHIVPVLAPGFAVHSHTGEQYGSNIQLWTKDDINMAEQWDFAGLIIKMRSNHNLCIDLRDSNTDNGNNIQLWGCNGADAQKWLYDGLTKSIRSVVNPGKCMQIEKNTDGVYGKRSNVNIYDCNGSDAQQFLIQK comes from the coding sequence ATGGAAAAGGATAGTAAGTCAAAACAGACCAAAATCTATTTGCTTTTGCTCATGACCACTCTTTTCGGGCCTGCCCTGCTAAACGCTCAATATGATTATTGGAGTTACATGGAGAACCATTACTCGGTAGCTGCTGTAGAAGAGGCCAAAAGAGGTGAACGCTCACTACAGATGTGGAATAACGATCATAACTACAAGGTCACTTATACCGGGTCCTATGTTGACCTGACTGTTCCGACCAATGTAAATTACGACCACCTGCGCCTTGAAGTCAGGGGAGCAGATGGTGGAAATAGAATAAACACCGCACTTATCACCCCTTTTAAGACCAAAGGCGGCGGCGGCGCCCTTATCAAAGGTTATTTGAAAATTGGAACTGGTGAAAATGAAGTTCCGCCAGGATCAACAGTTCGTATGATCATAGGATTAAGGGGTACCACTGATGATTCATTTTTGACTGAAGGAGTTGACGGCGGCGGCGGAACAGGCTTGTTTATTAAAAAACCTAATGAAAGTTCCTGGGAAACCATAGCGGTTGCAGGCGGCGGCGGCGGAGCCTATCAAGACTGCTGTTCGATCCAAAGCGAAGGTCAATCGGCATCTTCTAAAACCTGGGGTTCGAATGGGTATAAGGATGGCGGAAGAAACGGAAGTGACGCCGATAATGGAGGAGGAGGAGGGGTGAATAATGCCTTGAAAAACGGAGTGCCAATTGGATCTCAGGACGAATGGACCTCCTCGGGCGATTATTATGCATCAACTGTTCATTCTGGCTTTGGTTGTGGCTTTGGCGGGCACTATAACGACTCCGCCGGCGGCGGCGGTGGCGGATATTCCGGTGGAGGTAGAGGAAGCGTGCTCATGAGTTCTGGCGGTGGTGGTAGTTATTATAATAGTCTGTGGTTATTTTTTAGCGACATCACCATCCTTCCAAAAACACATAATCCGATGGACGGCTACGTCGTCTTTCAACTTACAGATAATGCGCCTGAGGTGACAACCCTTCACTTTACGTATAATTCAAATAAGTGCATTGACGACTATCGTAGCAATATAGATAATGGTACTAACATTCAAACGTATACCTGTACCGGAAATTCCAATCAACAATGGTACTTGAATACGGCGGATCGGACAATCCATTCGATGTTGGATTACGATAAATGTATTGACCTTGACAATATGAAAACCGCAAATGGCACCAATATCAGGCTGTGGGGATGCAACGGGAACGATGCTCAGAAATGGGTGTATAACGGCCTCTACAAAACGATGCATTCAGGGGTGAATTCAAACAAATGCTTTGATGCCACCAACGGAAGTGCGTATCCGAATTCGAATGTCAATCTCCAATTGTGGGATTGCAACTATACCAGTAACAACATGAAGTGGACGATCGAGGGCGCCACCACGGTGAGCGACCCGGCAGCGGTCAGGCACATCGTCCCGGTTTTGGCGCCCGGCTTTGCGGTGCACTCGCACACCGGTGAACAATATGGCTCCAATATCCAGCTGTGGACGAAGGACGATATCAATATGGCCGAACAATGGGATTTCGCCGGCCTGATCATCAAGATGCGCAGTAACCATAATCTGTGCATTGATCTCCGTGATAGCAACACCGATAATGGCAACAACATCCAGTTGTGGGGTTGCAACGGCGCCGATGCTCAAAAATGGCTTTACGACGGGTTGACAAAATCGATCCGTTCGGTGGTCAACCCGGGTAAGTGCATGCAGATCGAAAAGAACACCGACGGCGTGTACGGCAAGCGGTCGAATGTAAATATTTACGATTGCAATGGCTCGGATGCGCAGCAGTTTTTGATCCAGAAGTAA
- a CDS encoding ricin-type beta-trefoil lectin domain protein, translated as MKHQNKFSSMLKKFGAFMLAIVYLSIHTVTAQSPINLENYLYTYNPGYPYEYVTSGHYQEVTIPSTTEASYLYLEVKGGDGGYNLSHNGGIGAVTKGMFEIGTGTNQIPPGSTLRMIQGQHGRSHYGTTGSLGRGSAGGGGGGSAVVLLPAGKTSWDNESIVLMVAGGGGGGGQNQPGRPGSANETGYSGTSADGADLNNGGGKNLPGQSTDDASGGASMDKNVLFGNASCNEGYDNPAGAEKGWPTGGLGCECICWGGFGFGGGGSGNTAGGGGGGYSGGGGGGYNDVGKAGGGGGGGSHVTSSINIERKSIVGAGTTGSPSNGYIVYGLLQSKSIKFAYNTGKCIDDTGSNTSNGTNILSFNCTGNANQKWYLNTEDRTIHSMLDFNKCLDLDHSNTGNGTNIQLWDCNNTEAQRWVYNGLYKTIHSTLNCDKCFDAANGSASTANVNLQLWDCQYTNNNQKWEIAGATTVSNPLTARYIIPVSAPGFAIHSHTANESGSNIQLWTKDPTLYAEVWYFDGLSIKMREYRDLCIDLSQSNNVQLYNCNGTNAQKWLYDGMTQSIRSVVNPDKCMQIEKNTDGVYGKRSNIDIQDCNGSQAQQFLIQE; from the coding sequence ATGAAACATCAAAATAAGTTCAGTTCCATGCTTAAAAAATTTGGGGCCTTCATGTTGGCAATCGTTTACCTGAGTATACACACGGTAACAGCACAGAGTCCAATCAACCTTGAAAATTATTTGTACACCTATAACCCGGGTTATCCTTATGAATACGTTACAAGCGGACACTATCAGGAAGTAACCATCCCTTCCACAACAGAGGCTTCCTACCTGTACCTGGAAGTAAAGGGTGGAGATGGCGGATACAATCTGAGCCACAACGGTGGTATAGGTGCTGTGACGAAGGGTATGTTCGAAATTGGCACCGGAACCAACCAGATTCCTCCGGGTTCCACACTCCGGATGATCCAGGGACAACATGGCAGAAGCCATTACGGAACCACCGGGAGCCTTGGCAGAGGATCTGCCGGCGGCGGCGGCGGGGGAAGTGCTGTTGTACTCCTGCCTGCAGGGAAAACCAGCTGGGACAATGAAAGCATCGTTCTGATGGTCGCCGGTGGCGGTGGTGGTGGTGGACAAAATCAACCGGGCCGGCCAGGATCTGCCAATGAAACAGGCTACTCTGGAACTTCTGCAGATGGAGCCGATCTAAATAATGGCGGAGGTAAAAACCTCCCGGGTCAATCAACCGACGATGCCAGCGGAGGCGCATCCATGGATAAAAATGTATTATTTGGTAACGCATCCTGCAATGAGGGTTATGACAACCCCGCTGGAGCAGAGAAGGGCTGGCCAACCGGAGGCCTTGGTTGTGAATGCATTTGTTGGGGTGGATTTGGATTCGGCGGTGGCGGTTCAGGTAATACGGCCGGTGGCGGCGGTGGCGGTTACAGCGGAGGAGGAGGAGGAGGATATAATGATGTTGGCAAAGCCGGCGGTGGCGGCGGTGGCGGAAGTCATGTAACCTCCAGTATCAATATAGAACGAAAATCAATTGTTGGTGCAGGCACTACAGGCAGTCCCTCTAATGGCTATATTGTTTATGGTTTGCTACAATCAAAAAGCATTAAATTTGCTTACAATACCGGAAAATGCATTGATGACACCGGTAGCAATACCAGCAACGGCACGAATATCCTGTCATTTAACTGTACTGGAAACGCCAATCAAAAGTGGTATTTGAATACGGAGGATCGGACAATTCATTCGATGTTGGATTTCAACAAATGCCTGGACCTGGATCATAGCAACACAGGAAATGGCACTAATATTCAACTCTGGGATTGCAACAATACCGAAGCCCAACGCTGGGTGTACAATGGCCTCTACAAAACGATCCACTCCACCCTGAATTGTGACAAATGCTTTGATGCGGCCAATGGAAGTGCATCGACCGCCAATGTCAACCTCCAGTTGTGGGATTGCCAGTACACGAATAATAACCAGAAATGGGAGATAGCAGGAGCAACAACTGTAAGTAATCCCCTTACTGCCAGGTATATTATTCCGGTATCAGCGCCGGGCTTCGCCATACACTCCCATACCGCCAATGAATCGGGTTCCAATATCCAGCTCTGGACCAAAGATCCGACCCTTTACGCCGAGGTCTGGTATTTTGACGGCCTTAGCATCAAAATGCGCGAATATCGCGATCTGTGCATCGACCTCAGCCAGAGCAATAACGTCCAGTTGTACAACTGCAACGGTACCAACGCCCAAAAATGGCTCTACGACGGGATGACCCAATCAATCCGCTCGGTGGTCAACCCGGACAAGTGCATGCAGATCGAGAAAAACACCGACGGCGTATACGGTAAGCGGTCGAATATCGATATCCAGGATTGCAATGGATCTCAGGCGCAGCAGTTCCTGATCCAGGAATAA
- a CDS encoding ricin-type beta-trefoil lectin domain protein: MKKQTKISGKGIWTLSLMMIFLGMTVAELGAQDIIHSGTKDMVVTSDHENMYIVLQGGDGGKNSIGNGGRGATVTGWLNIGTGSGMIPPGSTLRFIAGAAGESTEIRGSGGGGASGLVFKAPGTSTWTTIAVAAGGGGATIDLGGWNSSGEDGGPGKTSINNMEKTPSYLPWGLQGGGTHTSSDDPCGGQAGMYNGSPEQVAVGSGCSAKGGAGFGSGASTHDSDGNGKKYYGGGGGGHYGGYIGISGGNPVYDNGGGSWANITYIAGAKAYSNGTTGSPQNGFAMYTYEEEIRFAYNTNKCLDDYKSGTDNGTNIQTYSCTDNINQMWLIHPTDRTIHSKLNYNKCLDLSNSNTSNGSNIQLYDCNGTEAQNWVYNGLYKTIHSSENFDKCLDAANGTATSSNVNVQLWDCQYSNYNQKWLIEGASTVSNPANVRFIIPVYAPDFAVHSHTGAESGSNIQLWTKDDANTAEQWYFDGLAIKMRNNQNLCVDLSQSNTSNGNNIQLYNCNGSNAQKWIYDGMTKSIRSVVNPDKCMQIEKNTDGVYGKRSNVNIYDCNSSAAQQFLIQE; the protein is encoded by the coding sequence ATGAAAAAGCAAACCAAAATATCAGGCAAAGGCATTTGGACCCTTTCATTAATGATGATCTTCCTGGGGATGACCGTTGCAGAACTGGGCGCCCAGGATATTATCCACTCCGGAACCAAGGATATGGTAGTGACCAGCGACCACGAAAATATGTACATCGTGCTCCAGGGCGGCGATGGTGGAAAAAACAGTATTGGAAATGGCGGCCGCGGGGCTACGGTAACGGGATGGCTCAACATCGGTACCGGTTCGGGTATGATCCCTCCGGGTAGTACCCTCCGCTTCATTGCCGGCGCTGCGGGTGAGAGTACGGAAATACGTGGTAGTGGTGGCGGCGGCGCTTCCGGCCTCGTTTTTAAAGCACCTGGAACCTCCACGTGGACCACCATTGCCGTCGCTGCCGGTGGCGGAGGGGCTACCATAGATCTGGGAGGATGGAATTCAAGTGGGGAGGATGGCGGCCCGGGTAAAACGAGCATCAACAATATGGAAAAGACACCCAGCTACCTCCCTTGGGGCTTACAAGGCGGTGGCACACATACCAGTAGCGACGATCCATGTGGTGGACAGGCCGGGATGTATAATGGATCGCCCGAGCAGGTTGCCGTCGGATCTGGCTGTAGCGCGAAAGGAGGCGCCGGATTCGGCAGCGGGGCTTCTACCCATGATTCCGATGGGAACGGGAAAAAGTATTATGGTGGTGGCGGTGGTGGCCATTATGGCGGTTATATTGGCATTTCCGGCGGTAATCCTGTTTATGATAACGGAGGTGGCAGCTGGGCCAATATTACTTACATCGCCGGCGCAAAAGCCTATTCCAACGGCACGACCGGTTCTCCTCAGAATGGCTTTGCGATGTACACCTATGAAGAGGAGATCAGGTTTGCCTACAACACAAACAAGTGTCTTGATGACTATAAAAGCGGTACCGATAACGGTACCAATATTCAGACATACTCTTGTACTGATAATATAAATCAGATGTGGCTCATACACCCTACAGATCGTACGATTCACTCCAAGTTGAACTATAACAAATGTCTGGATCTGAGCAACAGCAATACCAGTAATGGCAGCAATATTCAATTGTATGACTGCAATGGTACCGAAGCCCAGAACTGGGTGTACAATGGCCTTTATAAAACGATCCATTCGTCGGAAAATTTTGACAAATGCCTTGACGCGGCCAATGGTACAGCAACGAGCTCCAATGTCAACGTCCAGTTATGGGATTGCCAATATTCAAATTACAACCAAAAGTGGTTAATTGAGGGTGCAAGTACAGTGAGCAATCCGGCGAATGTCAGGTTTATTATTCCGGTTTATGCCCCAGATTTTGCAGTGCACTCTCATACCGGTGCAGAATCAGGATCCAATATCCAGCTGTGGACCAAAGACGATGCAAACACAGCGGAACAATGGTATTTCGATGGCTTGGCCATAAAAATGCGCAATAACCAAAACCTGTGTGTCGATCTGAGCCAAAGCAACACCTCCAATGGCAACAACATCCAGTTGTACAACTGCAACGGCTCCAATGCCCAGAAGTGGATTTACGACGGGATGACGAAATCCATTCGTTCGGTGGTCAACCCGGATAAGTGTATGCAGATCGAGAAAAACACCGACGGCGTGTACGGCAAGCGGTCGAATGTAAATATTTACGATTGCAATAGCTCGGCTGCGCAGCAGTTTTTGATCCAGGAGTAA